In one Nostoc sp. KVJ3 genomic region, the following are encoded:
- a CDS encoding MotA/TolQ/ExbB proton channel family protein, protein MEISNLFTAGGVVMWPLLGFSLLGVALIIERIIFWVRISNRQNKVVREVLQLYRLDNVVSALDKLQKNADLPIARIFLAALELEEPTPEEFRLALESEAQGEIPLLKRSQNIFETIIGLAPLLGLLGTVLGLINSFASLNIGDVGGTKTTGVTSGISEALVSTASGLVVAIFTLLFANTFRGLYQRQIAWIQEYGGQLELLYRRRYERGDKSYVPNR, encoded by the coding sequence ATGGAAATTAGTAATTTATTTACAGCAGGTGGCGTAGTCATGTGGCCTCTGCTGGGTTTCTCTTTGTTAGGCGTAGCCCTGATTATCGAACGGATCATCTTTTGGGTAAGAATAAGTAATCGGCAAAACAAGGTAGTGCGAGAGGTGCTACAGCTTTATCGCCTTGATAATGTAGTTAGTGCTTTAGATAAATTACAAAAGAATGCTGATTTACCAATCGCTCGAATTTTTTTAGCAGCTTTAGAATTAGAGGAGCCGACACCAGAAGAATTTCGTTTGGCATTAGAAAGTGAAGCACAAGGCGAAATTCCCTTACTCAAGCGATCGCAAAACATTTTTGAGACAATTATTGGTCTTGCGCCTCTGTTGGGACTTCTAGGCACTGTCTTAGGATTAATTAACTCCTTTGCCTCTCTAAATATTGGAGATGTGGGAGGTACTAAAACAACAGGTGTAACATCTGGAATTAGTGAAGCTTTAGTATCCACAGCATCAGGGTTAGTAGTAGCAATCTTTACATTATTATTTGCTAATACCTTCCGTGGACTCTACCAGCGCCAGATAGCTTGGATTCAAGAATATGGTGGACAGTTAGAATTACTCTACCGTCGTCGCTATGAAAGAGGTGATAAATCTTATGTGCCTAATAGATAA
- a CDS encoding methylmalonic aciduria and homocystinuria type D protein has protein sequence MNYPKVYTSEQACPINLVGETGQAVQISIHAPSQYICANCERILPDWKRQPFLRVVIVLQRSRYQLVKKTAEVESEKERLREKFMRFGCDLAFNLRDRGYLTDLIDPRTGYPLLSHPGAIPHDDTAVVKALLNYPVIKNQCRVLIHPEWGAAVYPGILISEAPPIVIEWVTKGIASMHGWKEIDY, from the coding sequence GTGAACTATCCCAAAGTTTACACTTCGGAGCAAGCCTGTCCTATTAACTTAGTTGGCGAAACGGGACAAGCGGTTCAAATTTCAATTCATGCTCCCAGTCAATATATCTGTGCTAACTGCGAACGGATATTACCAGATTGGAAACGGCAGCCATTTTTACGAGTCGTGATTGTCTTACAGCGATCGCGTTATCAATTAGTCAAAAAGACAGCAGAAGTAGAGTCAGAGAAAGAACGCTTACGAGAAAAGTTTATGCGATTTGGCTGCGATTTAGCATTTAATCTGCGCGATCGCGGCTATTTAACTGACCTGATCGATCCTCGTACAGGCTACCCTTTACTGTCTCATCCCGGCGCAATTCCTCACGATGACACAGCAGTTGTCAAAGCTTTACTCAACTATCCAGTGATTAAAAATCAATGCCGTGTATTAATTCATCCCGAATGGGGTGCAGCAGTTTATCCTGGCATCTTGATATCAGAAGCTCCCCCAATTGTCATCGAATGGGTTACTAAAGGTATAGCATCCATGCATGGGTGGAAAGAAATTGATTATTAA
- a CDS encoding LysR family transcriptional regulator produces the protein MELRHLRYFVTLAEELHFGRAAERLHIAQPPLSQQIRQLEKELGFELFHRTKRSVQLTEAGVVFLNEVQQIFRQLQQAIQVGQQTSRGELGELAIGFVSSAAYNILPTILRTFRNCVPGVNLELHELTTDQQLEWLRTSRIDVGFVRPPVEENTFSWEIIFQESLIVALPEAHLLANQSHVCLRSLANEPFILFPRILAPGLYDLIISLCQQAGFSPSVSQQAIQMQTIVSLVAAEIGVAIVPASLQNLQRTGVVYKNIEPASPKVAIAMIWRSSETSPTIQRFLEIVRQSA, from the coding sequence ATGGAACTACGACACCTGCGCTACTTTGTCACCTTGGCGGAAGAACTGCATTTTGGAAGGGCAGCAGAACGATTGCACATTGCCCAACCTCCCCTCAGTCAACAAATCCGCCAGCTAGAGAAGGAATTGGGCTTTGAACTGTTTCACCGCACAAAACGAAGCGTGCAGTTAACAGAAGCGGGGGTGGTTTTTCTAAATGAAGTCCAACAAATTTTTAGGCAATTGCAGCAAGCAATCCAAGTCGGGCAACAAACTAGTCGCGGTGAACTCGGAGAGTTAGCGATCGGCTTTGTCAGTTCTGCCGCATATAATATTTTGCCAACTATTTTGCGAACCTTTCGGAATTGTGTCCCTGGTGTGAATCTAGAGTTGCATGAACTGACTACAGATCAACAATTAGAGTGGTTACGCACAAGTCGGATAGATGTAGGCTTTGTCCGTCCACCTGTGGAGGAAAATACATTTAGCTGGGAAATAATTTTTCAAGAGTCGCTGATAGTAGCATTACCTGAAGCACATTTGCTAGCAAATCAATCTCATGTGTGTTTGCGATCGCTTGCTAATGAACCCTTTATTTTATTTCCCAGAATATTAGCGCCTGGACTTTACGACTTAATTATTAGTCTCTGCCAGCAAGCAGGTTTTAGTCCCTCTGTAAGTCAACAAGCCATTCAGATGCAAACAATTGTTAGCCTAGTGGCAGCCGAAATAGGTGTTGCAATTGTGCCGGCATCTTTACAAAATCTGCAACGAACTGGGGTAGTTTATAAAAATATCGAACCAGCCAGCCCAAAAGTTGCCATTGCAATGATTTGGCGCAGCAGCGAGACATCCCCAACAATACAGAGATTTCTGGAGATAGTCAGACAATCTGCCTGA
- a CDS encoding class I SAM-dependent methyltransferase yields MNNLPLLDNNWDTNLYEDKHAFVWQYGENLLKLLNPKPEESILDLGCGTGQLTAKIAQTGAEVTGIDRASSMIETARQNYPHLRFDVADARDFQVLKPLDAVFSNAVLHWIKEADAAIASIHQALKPGGRFVAEFGGKGNIQAIVKALSSALEAIAIPPQALNPWYFPSIGEYATLLEQQGFDVTYATLFARPTPLTEGKAGMANWLEMFADAFLAGLSADQKIQIIRAVEKHLLPTLYQEGNWTADYRRIRIVAIKL; encoded by the coding sequence ATGAATAATCTTCCACTACTCGATAATAATTGGGATACAAACCTGTATGAGGATAAACACGCTTTTGTCTGGCAATATGGCGAGAACTTGCTGAAACTACTCAACCCCAAACCTGAAGAATCCATTTTGGATCTTGGTTGTGGAACTGGGCAACTGACAGCAAAAATTGCTCAAACTGGTGCTGAGGTAACAGGAATCGATCGCGCATCCTCGATGATTGAGACAGCAAGACAAAACTATCCCCATCTCCGCTTTGATGTTGCTGATGCCAGAGATTTCCAAGTATTGAAACCATTGGATGCAGTATTTTCCAACGCTGTTTTACATTGGATTAAAGAAGCAGATGCGGCGATCGCTTCCATACATCAAGCATTAAAACCTGGGGGGCGTTTTGTGGCTGAATTTGGTGGTAAAGGAAATATTCAAGCGATCGTCAAAGCTTTGTCCAGTGCTTTAGAAGCGATCGCTATCCCCCCACAAGCACTGAATCCTTGGTATTTTCCTAGTATTGGTGAGTACGCTACTCTACTAGAACAACAAGGCTTTGATGTTACTTATGCAACCTTATTTGCTCGTCCTACTCCCCTAACAGAAGGCAAAGCAGGGATGGCAAACTGGCTTGAGATGTTTGCTGATGCTTTTCTAGCAGGACTGTCTGCTGACCAAAAAATACAAATAATTCGCGCTGTGGAAAAGCATCTTTTGCCGACACTGTATCAAGAAGGTAATTGGACAGCCGACTATCGAAGAATTCGCATCGTTGCCATCAAACTTTAA
- a CDS encoding penicillin acylase family protein codes for MPQPAQIKSFRKRRFPQILTRTLIVLLLLGLLLAGFATYTVRQSFPQENGTIQLPKLKAEVTVQRDKWGIPHIYAANSHDLFMAQGYIHAQDRFWQMDFWRHIGSGRLSEMFGSSQVDTDKYLRTMGWARVAQQEIQEINAEMKAYLEAYSDGVNAYLAEHQGSALSLEYTVLKFLNPGYKPEPWQILHSLTWGKVMAYDLGRNFQSEIERAILLKTLTPAQVEELYPPYPQDLPVILPEFQKGKTGEDEDSDDTPFTAFDIEEVMESITKPMIALEQLIGPTGIGIGSNSWVISGQRTDTGKPILANDPHLGVQIPSIWYEVGLHCTSKSAECPYNVTGFSFAGMIGVIVGHSDRIAWGVTNVQSDVMDLYIEKINPKNPNQYEVNGKWVDMKLVKETIQVARSQPIVQTVRYTRHGPILSDVSPNLKEFQPNQPLEIPPNYAVALRWTALEPSKLAYTVPQINRAQNWQEFRTAAKNYDVPAQNLVYADVDGNIGYQMPGKFPIRAKGNGRYPVPGWTDAYEWQGYIDFEQLPKSFNPPQGYIATANNLVMRKYPYLITADWVYGYRAQRIVEMISQQREPISVEDVQEIQGDDRNLNAQILVPLLQSITVDTARLQAAQKLLRDWNLQLGMTSPAAALFEVFWKHLLADTFHDQLPETYFPNGGDRWYAVVANLVKQPNSSWWDNRNTPKVENRDQILQQSFTEAVDELERIQSQDPKNWNWGKLHTVTFRNATLGKSGVAPIEALFNRGAFTTAGNGETVNANRWRANKSFEVTDIPSLRMIIDLGNLDNSVAIHTPGQSGHAFHTHYNDIVDSWRNIEYHQMLWEQKNIRDNTAATLKLVPKLRE; via the coding sequence ATGCCACAGCCAGCCCAAATAAAAAGCTTCAGGAAACGTCGATTTCCTCAAATTCTCACCAGAACTTTGATTGTGCTGTTATTGCTGGGGCTATTGTTAGCAGGATTCGCTACCTACACTGTTCGCCAATCCTTTCCGCAAGAGAATGGCACAATTCAACTACCTAAACTCAAAGCTGAAGTAACCGTCCAGCGAGATAAATGGGGAATTCCCCATATTTATGCTGCCAACTCCCACGATTTATTTATGGCGCAAGGTTACATTCACGCCCAAGACCGCTTTTGGCAAATGGATTTTTGGCGACACATCGGTTCTGGACGACTCTCAGAAATGTTTGGTTCTTCTCAGGTTGACACTGATAAATATCTGCGGACTATGGGTTGGGCGAGGGTGGCGCAGCAAGAAATTCAGGAAATTAATGCAGAGATGAAGGCATATCTGGAAGCATACTCAGATGGTGTCAATGCTTATCTGGCAGAGCATCAAGGCAGCGCCCTGAGTCTAGAATACACTGTGCTAAAATTCCTGAATCCTGGGTATAAGCCAGAACCTTGGCAAATACTGCATTCCCTGACTTGGGGGAAGGTGATGGCTTACGATTTGGGCAGAAATTTCCAAAGCGAAATTGAACGTGCTATCCTGCTGAAAACTCTTACTCCTGCTCAAGTAGAGGAACTTTATCCACCATATCCTCAAGATTTGCCAGTGATTTTACCTGAGTTCCAAAAAGGGAAAACAGGGGAGGATGAAGATTCTGACGATACGCCATTTACTGCCTTTGATATTGAGGAAGTAATGGAGTCAATTACCAAGCCAATGATTGCTTTGGAACAACTCATCGGGCCGACGGGAATAGGTATTGGTTCCAATAGTTGGGTAATATCCGGTCAGCGTACAGATACAGGTAAGCCAATTTTGGCAAATGACCCCCATTTGGGTGTGCAAATACCCTCTATCTGGTATGAAGTTGGTTTGCACTGCACATCTAAAAGTGCAGAATGTCCATACAACGTTACAGGCTTTTCCTTTGCGGGAATGATTGGGGTAATTGTCGGTCATAGCGATCGCATTGCCTGGGGTGTTACCAATGTACAATCTGATGTAATGGATTTATACATTGAGAAAATCAATCCCAAGAACCCCAATCAGTATGAGGTAAATGGCAAATGGGTTGATATGAAACTCGTAAAAGAGACGATTCAAGTTGCCCGAAGTCAGCCGATTGTGCAAACGGTACGCTATACCCGACATGGGCCGATTCTCTCTGATGTTTCACCCAATCTGAAGGAGTTTCAGCCAAATCAGCCCTTAGAAATACCGCCAAACTACGCCGTAGCCCTGCGCTGGACAGCCCTAGAACCTTCCAAATTAGCCTATACTGTTCCCCAAATCAATCGAGCGCAAAACTGGCAAGAATTCCGCACTGCTGCCAAAAATTATGATGTCCCGGCTCAAAATTTGGTCTACGCTGACGTTGATGGCAATATTGGCTACCAAATGCCTGGTAAATTTCCCATCCGAGCTAAGGGAAATGGCCGTTATCCCGTTCCTGGTTGGACGGATGCTTATGAGTGGCAAGGCTATATTGACTTTGAGCAGTTACCCAAAAGTTTCAATCCACCTCAAGGTTATATTGCTACTGCCAATAATTTAGTTATGCGTAAATACCCTTACCTAATTACCGCAGACTGGGTTTATGGCTATCGCGCCCAGCGCATCGTTGAGATGATTTCCCAACAAAGGGAGCCGATTTCTGTGGAAGATGTGCAGGAGATACAGGGGGACGATCGCAATCTCAATGCTCAAATATTAGTACCGCTACTGCAATCTATCACAGTTGATACTGCCCGTTTGCAAGCAGCCCAAAAACTTCTCCGAGATTGGAATTTGCAGTTGGGAATGACATCACCTGCTGCTGCCTTGTTTGAAGTATTCTGGAAACACTTGCTAGCAGATACCTTTCACGACCAGTTACCTGAGACATACTTTCCCAATGGGGGCGATCGCTGGTATGCTGTGGTGGCAAATCTGGTAAAACAACCCAATAGTTCTTGGTGGGATAATCGCAACACCCCAAAAGTTGAAAACCGCGACCAAATTTTGCAGCAATCTTTTACAGAAGCCGTGGATGAACTAGAACGAATTCAAAGCCAAGATCCGAAAAACTGGAATTGGGGCAAACTACACACTGTTACTTTTCGGAATGCCACTTTAGGTAAATCTGGGGTTGCACCGATTGAAGCTTTATTTAATCGTGGTGCATTTACTACGGCTGGTAATGGCGAAACGGTGAATGCTAATCGATGGAGAGCAAATAAATCCTTTGAGGTGACAGATATTCCTTCTCTACGAATGATTATAGATTTGGGAAATTTGGATAACTCAGTCGCAATTCATACACCGGGACAATCAGGCCATGCTTTCCATACCCACTACAACGATATAGTTGACTCTTGGCGCAATATTGAATACCACCAGATGCTGTGGGAACAAAAGAATATCAGAGATAACACTGCTGCAACATTGAAGTTAGTTCCAAAATTGAGAGAATAA
- a CDS encoding RNA methyltransferase, translating to MGLAGLRIVLVEPAGPINIGAIARVMKNFGLYNLVLVNPQCDPLSTEALMMAVHAQEIIESAVLVATLPEALHGCVRAIATTGRVRSLETPLENPRTALPWLLEEPEKPAALIFGREDRGLSNEELNYAQRFVGIPTSQDYVALNLATAVAICCYELSQCAQQTDTQTITQTELAPLDVVEGYYQQLESLLLKIGYVYPHTAASRMGKFRQLYNRAHLKTGEVAMLRGILQQVEWALKNQRDGENL from the coding sequence ATGGGCTTGGCTGGATTAAGAATTGTGTTGGTAGAACCAGCCGGGCCGATAAATATCGGCGCGATCGCCAGAGTCATGAAAAATTTCGGGCTATATAATTTAGTATTAGTGAATCCCCAATGCGATCCACTATCGACGGAAGCTTTGATGATGGCTGTTCACGCTCAAGAAATTATCGAATCTGCCGTATTAGTGGCGACCTTACCAGAAGCATTGCATGGATGTGTCCGGGCGATCGCTACTACTGGTCGCGTTAGGAGTTTAGAAACACCCTTAGAAAATCCTCGGACTGCACTACCCTGGTTACTGGAGGAACCAGAAAAACCCGCAGCCCTAATTTTTGGCAGGGAAGACCGAGGATTAAGCAATGAAGAATTAAATTATGCCCAGAGGTTTGTTGGTATTCCTACAAGTCAAGATTATGTAGCCCTGAATTTGGCTACTGCTGTCGCAATTTGCTGTTATGAATTGTCACAATGTGCCCAGCAAACTGACACTCAAACCATAACTCAAACTGAACTCGCACCCTTAGATGTTGTGGAAGGATACTACCAGCAATTAGAATCATTATTACTGAAAATTGGTTATGTATATCCGCATACAGCAGCTAGCCGTATGGGGAAATTTCGCCAACTATATAATCGCGCTCACTTGAAAACTGGGGAAGTCGCCATGCTCCGAGGAATTTTACAGCAGGTAGAATGGGCCCTTAAAAACCAGAGGGATGGTGAAAACTTATAA
- a CDS encoding serine hydrolase, producing MSESSDELTAFSRRQPINGRQRPQKVQKVAQKKVKANSQQQAANGRDAPLARPKNRISPPPIPAATRRVKSGLVMPKAVKPIPTVKGKIPPFRPGAVMVKTVRMEKPKIGRRSSRKTRLKPMAKTMLYIVRLLIVGVGMGAIVGTVLSVLDPANRISTTSAPQSNSNVVRSQPQPTQAPQVAASSLYLSQEMTPLKNTVQNLVAANPNLTPGVFLVDLDNGNYVDINGSTSFPAASTIKVPILLAFFQDVDSGKIRLDEMLTMQQDVIAGGSGTLQYKPAGTQYTALDVVTKMITISDNTATNMLIARLGGIEALNQRFRTWGLTTTTIHNQLPDLEGTNTTSPRELANLMAIVSQGNLVSVPSRDLMLDILRRTQRDTLLPSGLGTGARVYHKTGDIATMLADAGLIVVPTGKRYIASVMVQRPENDPRPEKLIGSISRAAYQEFSQNAVPPNSTTSTIPATGYQPPIVSPVPNGATGTVPMNGYQPPVVIPAPNGTTGTVPTNGYQSPVINPQYYPPR from the coding sequence GTGTCAGAGTCAAGTGACGAACTAACAGCTTTCTCGCGGCGACAACCCATAAATGGCCGCCAACGGCCACAAAAGGTTCAAAAAGTGGCACAAAAGAAAGTTAAAGCTAATAGCCAGCAGCAAGCTGCTAATGGACGAGATGCGCCCCTAGCACGCCCAAAAAATCGCATCAGTCCTCCCCCAATCCCTGCGGCTACACGCAGGGTAAAATCGGGGTTAGTCATGCCAAAGGCAGTAAAACCAATACCCACTGTCAAGGGGAAAATTCCTCCCTTCCGGCCGGGTGCTGTGATGGTGAAAACAGTGCGAATGGAAAAGCCAAAAATCGGCAGACGCTCATCGCGGAAGACGCGGTTAAAGCCAATGGCCAAAACCATGTTGTATATTGTCCGGTTGTTGATTGTAGGTGTTGGGATGGGTGCAATTGTGGGCACGGTGTTGTCAGTATTAGACCCAGCTAATCGCATCAGCACAACTTCTGCGCCGCAATCTAATAGTAATGTGGTGCGATCGCAGCCGCAACCTACCCAAGCTCCCCAAGTTGCAGCTTCGAGTCTGTATCTATCCCAAGAAATGACCCCTTTGAAAAATACCGTGCAAAATTTGGTGGCGGCCAACCCAAATCTTACACCCGGAGTTTTCTTAGTAGATTTAGATAATGGTAATTATGTAGATATCAATGGCTCTACCAGCTTTCCAGCAGCTAGCACAATTAAAGTACCGATTCTACTTGCCTTTTTCCAGGATGTAGATTCAGGGAAAATTCGCCTGGATGAAATGCTAACCATGCAACAAGATGTAATCGCTGGCGGTTCGGGAACTCTGCAATACAAACCAGCCGGAACGCAGTACACCGCTCTGGACGTAGTCACCAAAATGATTACAATCAGTGACAACACAGCGACAAATATGCTGATTGCCCGACTAGGAGGAATAGAAGCGTTAAACCAGCGTTTCCGCACTTGGGGATTAACAACCACAACAATCCATAATCAACTCCCAGACTTGGAAGGAACAAATACCACAAGTCCGAGAGAATTGGCTAATTTAATGGCTATTGTGAGTCAGGGAAATTTAGTGAGTGTGCCGTCACGCGACCTCATGCTCGATATCTTGCGTCGCACCCAGAGAGACACTCTACTACCATCAGGTTTAGGAACAGGTGCTAGAGTTTACCATAAAACGGGCGATATTGCTACAATGTTAGCAGATGCAGGTTTAATAGTTGTTCCAACTGGCAAGCGCTACATAGCTTCTGTCATGGTACAACGCCCCGAAAATGACCCCCGCCCCGAAAAATTAATCGGTTCAATTTCTCGTGCTGCCTACCAAGAGTTTAGCCAGAATGCTGTACCACCCAATAGTACCACAAGCACTATACCCGCAACTGGTTATCAGCCCCCGATTGTGAGTCCTGTACCCAATGGTGCCACAGGCACTGTACCCATGAATGGTTATCAACCCCCTGTTGTGATTCCTGCACCCAATGGTACAACAGGCACTGTGCCAACAAACGGATATCAATCTCCAGTTATTAATCCACAGTATTATCCCCCAAGATAA
- a CDS encoding extracellular solute-binding protein — MDRRSFLLSTSTLALSQLLFGCSGNKQMQLKVQLLKGSIPGQVVNQFHNGLQQQVQLKFAPVEQIQDLFQELQSWQQKPKPSDEEGWRRFIPFKQGHKTADADLVTLGDYWLKAAIEQKLIQPLQEVQGNQLKQWSALDERWKQLVTRNDEGKLDTQGKVWGAPYRWGSTVIVYDRDKLQELGWTPKDWSDLWRDGIQQRISLLNQPREVIGLVLKKLGKSYNTENLDQVPDLEKELQRLNQQVKFYSSNNYLEPLIIGDTWLAVGWSSDVLPVLGRYPQLGVVIPQSGTAMWADLWVRPAGIAKGSLSDQWIDFCWQPSIAKQISMLTKSNSPISTNIAVSDIQEPLWSLLQSDVYDGLRLRKIFDKSEFLLPLPPSAIKQYESLFSKIKV; from the coding sequence ATGGATCGACGGTCTTTCTTACTAAGTACAAGTACATTGGCACTTTCACAACTGCTTTTTGGCTGTAGTGGAAATAAGCAGATGCAATTAAAAGTACAGTTATTAAAAGGTTCTATACCTGGTCAGGTAGTTAATCAATTTCACAATGGTTTGCAGCAACAGGTGCAGTTAAAGTTTGCTCCAGTCGAGCAGATACAGGATTTATTTCAGGAATTACAAAGTTGGCAGCAGAAGCCAAAACCTAGTGATGAAGAGGGATGGAGGCGTTTTATACCCTTTAAGCAAGGTCATAAAACAGCTGATGCAGACCTAGTGACATTGGGAGATTATTGGCTAAAAGCAGCTATTGAACAGAAACTGATTCAACCCCTCCAGGAGGTACAGGGAAATCAATTAAAGCAATGGTCTGCTTTAGATGAAAGGTGGAAACAACTGGTAACACGCAATGATGAAGGTAAATTGGATACTCAGGGGAAGGTGTGGGGTGCGCCTTATCGGTGGGGTAGCACGGTGATTGTTTATGACCGTGACAAGTTGCAAGAATTGGGTTGGACACCCAAAGATTGGAGTGATTTGTGGCGAGATGGAATACAGCAGCGCATTTCTCTACTGAATCAACCACGAGAAGTTATTGGTCTGGTCTTAAAGAAGCTGGGAAAATCTTATAATACAGAGAATCTTGACCAAGTGCCAGACTTGGAAAAGGAATTACAGAGATTAAACCAACAGGTAAAGTTCTATAGTTCCAATAATTACTTAGAACCTCTAATTATAGGGGATACTTGGTTAGCGGTTGGTTGGTCGAGCGATGTACTGCCAGTTCTGGGACGTTATCCGCAACTTGGCGTAGTTATCCCCCAGTCAGGAACAGCAATGTGGGCAGATTTGTGGGTACGTCCCGCAGGTATTGCTAAGGGTAGTTTATCAGATCAATGGATTGATTTTTGTTGGCAACCAAGTATAGCTAAACAAATTTCGATGTTGACCAAAAGTAATTCGCCAATTTCTACAAATATTGCTGTTTCCGATATCCAAGAACCATTATGGAGCTTGTTGCAGAGCGATGTCTACGACGGGCTACGCCTACGCAAAATTTTCGATAAAAGTGAGTTTTTGCTTCCCTTACCCCCATCAGCAATCAAACAATACGAGTCTTTATTCTCCAAAATTAAGGTTTAA